The Xenopus laevis strain J_2021 chromosome 5L, Xenopus_laevis_v10.1, whole genome shotgun sequence genome has a segment encoding these proteins:
- the eef1a1.L gene encoding elongation factor 1-alpha, somatic form-like, giving the protein MGKEKTHINIVVIGHVDSGKSTTTGHLIYKCGGIDKRTIEKFEKEAAEMGKGSFKYAWVLDKLKAERERGITIDISLWKFETSKYYVTIIDAPGHRDFIKNMITGTSQADCAVLIVAAGVGEFEAGISKNGQTREHALLAYTLGVKQLIVGINKMDSTEPPYSQKRYEEIVKEVSTYIKKIGYNPDTVAFVPISGWNGDNMLEPSPNMPWFKGWKITRKEGSGSGTTLLEALDCILPPSRPTDKPLRLPLQDVYKIGGIGTVPVGRVETGVIKPGMVVTFAPVNVTTEVKSVEMHHEALTEAVPGDNVGFNVKNVSVKDVRRGNVAGDSKNDPPMEAGSFTAQVIILNHPGQIGAGYAPVLDCHTAHIACKFAELKEKIDRRSGKKLEDNPKFLKSGDAAIVDMIPGKPMCVESFSDYPPLGRFAVRDMRQTVAVGVIKAVEKKAAGSGKVTKSAQKAAKTK; this is encoded by the exons ATGGGAAAGGAAAAGACTCACATCAACATCGTTGTCATTGGACACGTAGATTCTGGAAAGTCCACAACAACTGGACATCTGATCTACAAATGTGGTGGTATCGACAAGAGAACCATCGAAAAGTTCGAGAAGGAAGCTGCTGAG ATGGGAAAAGGCTCCTTCAAGTATGCCTGGGTCTTGGACAAACTGAAGGCCGAGCGTGAACGTGGTATTACCATTGACATCTCCCTGTGGAAATTTGAGACCAGCAAATACTATGTCACTATCATTGATGCTCCTGGACACAGAGATTTCATCAAGAACATGATCACTGGTACTTCtcag GCTGACTGTGCTGTCCTGATTGTTGCTGCTGGTGTTGGTGAATTTGAAGCTGGTATCTCAAAGAATGGACAAACCCGTGAGCATGCCCTCCTTGCCTACACTCTGGGTGTAAAACAGCTGATCGTTGGTATTAACAAGATGGATTCCACTGAACCCCCATACAGTCAGAAAAGATATGAGGAAATTGTAAAGGAAGTCAGCACATACATCAAGAAGATTGGTTACAACCCTGACACTGTTGCCTTTGTACCTATTTCTGGATGGAACGGTGACAACATGCTTGAGCCTAGCCCCAAT atgCCATGGTTTAAGGGATGGAAAATCACCCGTAAAGAAGGATCTGGCAGCGGAACTACCCTGCTGGAAGCTCTTGACTGCATTCTGCCACCTAGTCGCCCAACTGATAAGCCTCTCCGTCTGCCTCTGCAGGATGTCTACAAAATTGGCG GTATTGGTACTGTACCAGTTGGTCGTGTGGAAACTGGTGTCATTAAACCAGGCATGGTGGTTACCTTTGCCCCTGTTAATGTAACAACTGAAGTGAAATCTGTTGAAATGCACCATGAAGCCCTTACTGAGGCCGTGCCCGGTGACAACGTCGGCTTTAACGTCAAGAACGTTTCCGTGAAGGACGTCCGTCGTGGCAACGTTGCTGGTGACAGCAAGAATGACCCACCAATGGAAGCTGGTTCTTTTACCGCACAG GTTATCATCCTGAATCACCCAGGCCAGATTGGTGCTGGATATGCCCCTGTGTTGGATTGCCACACTGCTCACATTGCTTGCAAGTTTGCTGAGCTAAAGGAGAAGATTGATCGCCGTTCTGGTAAGAAACTGGAAGACAATCCCAAGTTCCTGAAGTCTGGAGATGCTGCCATTGTTGACATGATCCCAGGAAAGCCAATGTGCGTGGAGAGCTTCTCAGACTACCCTCCTCTTg gtcGTTTTGCTGTCCGTGACATGAGGCAGACTGTTGCCGTAGGAGTCATCAAGGCAGTGGAAAAGAAGGCAGCAGGATCTGGCAAAGTCACAAAGTCTGCTCAGAAAGCAGCGAAAACCAAATGA